One genomic region from Streptomyces sp. NBC_00457 encodes:
- the truA gene encoding tRNA pseudouridine(38-40) synthase TruA, with translation MSDDAAPGFVRVRLDLSYDGTEFSGWAKQAGGRRTVQGEIEDALRTVTRSRETYELTVAGRTDAGVHARGQVAHVDLPREVWGEHHEKLLKRLAGRLPKDVRVWALREAPDGFNARFSAVWRRYAYRVTDNPGGVDPLLRSHVLWHDWPLDVDAMNEAAQGLLGEHDFAAYCKKREGATTIRTLQELRLVRGEDGIVTATVRADAFCHNMVRSLIGALLFVGDGHRGPDWPGKVLAAGVRDSAVHVVRPHGLTLEEVGYPADELLAARNKEARNRRTLPSAGCCG, from the coding sequence GTGAGTGATGACGCAGCGCCCGGGTTCGTGCGAGTGCGCCTTGATCTGTCCTACGACGGGACCGAGTTCTCCGGCTGGGCCAAGCAGGCCGGTGGGCGTAGGACCGTGCAGGGGGAGATCGAGGATGCTCTGCGGACTGTCACGCGGTCCCGGGAGACGTATGAGCTGACCGTGGCCGGGCGGACCGATGCCGGGGTGCATGCGCGGGGGCAGGTCGCGCATGTCGATCTGCCTCGGGAGGTGTGGGGGGAGCATCACGAGAAGTTGCTGAAGCGGCTTGCCGGGCGGTTGCCGAAGGATGTGCGGGTGTGGGCGCTGAGGGAGGCGCCGGACGGGTTCAACGCGCGGTTCTCGGCTGTCTGGCGGCGGTATGCGTATCGCGTCACCGACAATCCGGGGGGCGTCGATCCGTTGCTGCGGAGTCATGTGCTGTGGCATGACTGGCCGCTCGACGTCGATGCCATGAACGAGGCGGCTCAAGGGCTGCTGGGGGAGCATGACTTCGCCGCCTACTGCAAGAAGCGGGAGGGGGCGACCACCATTCGTACGCTGCAGGAGCTGCGCCTGGTGCGGGGTGAGGACGGGATCGTCACGGCGACCGTGCGGGCGGATGCGTTCTGCCACAACATGGTGCGGTCGTTGATCGGGGCGCTGTTGTTCGTGGGGGACGGGCATCGGGGGCCGGACTGGCCGGGGAAGGTGCTTGCCGCCGGTGTGCGTGACTCCGCCGTGCATGTCGTACGGCCGCATGGGCTGACGTTGGAGGAAGTCGGTTACCCCGCCGACGAGTTGCTGGCCGCGCGGAACAAGGAGGCGCGGAACAGGCGGACGTTGCCGTCGGCGGGGTGCTGCGGCTAG
- the rplQ gene encoding 50S ribosomal protein L17, with amino-acid sequence MPKPAKGARLGGSAAHEKLLLANLAKALFEHGRITTTEAKARRLRPYAERLVTKAKKGDLHNRRQVLQVITDKSIVHTLFTEIGPRYENRPGGYTRITKIGNRRGDNAPMAVIELVEALTVAQEATGEAEAATKRAAKDAEVAVETKVDVTKADEAEDTVAEESKDA; translated from the coding sequence ATGCCGAAGCCCGCCAAGGGTGCCCGTCTGGGCGGCAGTGCCGCGCACGAGAAGCTGCTTCTCGCGAACCTCGCGAAGGCGCTTTTCGAGCACGGTCGGATCACCACCACCGAGGCGAAGGCCCGCCGTCTGCGGCCGTATGCCGAGCGTCTGGTCACCAAGGCGAAGAAGGGCGACCTTCACAACCGCCGTCAGGTGCTCCAGGTCATCACGGACAAGAGCATCGTGCACACGCTCTTCACCGAGATCGGTCCGCGGTACGAGAACCGTCCGGGTGGTTACACCCGTATCACCAAGATCGGTAACCGTCGGGGCGACAACGCGCCCATGGCTGTCATCGAGCTGGTGGAAGCGCTGACGGTCGCGCAGGAGGCGACGGGTGAGGCCGAGGCTGCGACTAAGCGTGCCGCCAAGGACGCCGAGGTTGCGGTTGAGACCAAGGTTGACGTGACCAAGGCCGACGAGGCCGAGGACACTGTCGCCGAGGAGTCGAAGGACGCGTAA